ccgAACaagctgaatttgaatttattactcaaaaatccagaaaatcaaattttaccttaaaaattagcaattctaaattttaatttgtaatttttttccagcaacTAATCAGAAGTGCTCCAGTGACAACTCGATCGATAAGCCCATTTCAAGTGATGCAGAAGCTTGCTGACGTTCCAGATGATGGGGAGACATTCAGAGAGGGCCCACTGGATATTAATGGGAGATTGACTGCggtaaaactgaaattttgagaaaaatggtaGTTTAAAGTCAACATTacaatcatttttgaatttatcgtGTTTTTAGCTTTCAAATGAGCCCCATATTGCCTAGGTTCCgagcattttgaaaactccgggttacggtagctccaACTTCAGCTGtgtcgcggcgagacccaaaactTTTTAGACTTAACGTAatctagtcatgattatacttatttgaaagcttttttcatgctgatttcatatttttgggtctcgacgcgaaatcgtcaaaattaaaaaaaaattccagcgcCTCGTCTGGAAATCCTTTGAAGCCGACATAAACCAACGAATTGAAGGCGAATGGATGTGGGTTCCGCTGAAAGTACTGTCAGCTTACGGTCAAATAGTGTCCGGAATGCAATATGATCTAAAAGTTCTGGCGGGAACTTCAAATTGCTCGAGATATCAGGTCAATGCCTACACGATTCAGGAGCAGAATTGTGTGCATTTTAACGGGCCGAAACGGGCGGTAAGTGGGgataaattgatgaaaaattcggaaatgaaattagaatattaacatttaaaaaaatttctgaaagttattttttatttcgaaaaatttcaaaattttttttttttcaaaattaaaaaaaaaacctttaaaagtctttttccttcaaaaatccttgcgaaaaattaaattctacgCCATTTTCCACATAtaaatcctttttttcttgaatttccactcaaattttgaattatcgattttcgcgGGGGGTACTGTAccttcaaaagtacgcaaacaccgatgACGCGATACttggctaaaaattgaaatttcggcaTTAAAAACgcgcaaaattcaaacttcatAACTATAGAACACCTGAAATTCACTggctttaattttgaaaattttggaaaaaaattttcaaaaaaaaaatttttttttttttgaaaaattttttaactcaaaaattttcgattttttttgcagattttcaacattttggtGATGGAACGGAGCTCAAAAAGTTGGTCCCCATTTATTCCAGACTGGGAGAGAGTTTTTTCGACAGTTGACAGAGAAATCGGAGATAATGAagacatttgattttttaaatttttttttcgttgaatttttgtgataataaaatgagatttattaattttccacaattattatattaaattctatcatttttgcttatttttaactcaaaaatttgaatttaaacgGACATCGTGGAGCAACTGCGCTCTAATGCgaaaaaaagcggaaattagcaatggagcgcgtttactgacgggaattttaaatattttaatttttataatcaaaTTTCTAGTTTAGCACTGATAACGTGCTCGCCATGTGCtcttttcccaaaaaaatcctATAAAAATCGCAGTTTTTGTCttcttatcacatttttttcatttctttcattgcggtgaatttttctaaatgaaatttctAGTTTACTCTCtattactttttcatttctctaGTTTTGTGGAATCCAGTAAATGTACGGATTGTATTGCATCTGGAAAGCAGTAAGTTTTTGCTTCGAGACCCAGTTTTGAGCAAAGCTAAAAATATGACattaaaactagaatttttgaattcaccgtgatttcagcttcaaaatgacacccatattgactaaGCTAGGTCAATTTTGAGGATTTTGGGATTTTGACACAGCTGAAAttggtgctacagtaacccgaattttttttaaattccagaaattggATAATATTTGGCTTATTTCGAAGCTCTTTTtatgctgaattcaaattccaatttaacttttaaaaattccgaattgaACCCAAACAATTAAGTTTTATATTCGACACAGCTGAAATcggtgctacagtaacccgaaaatttcaaaattgctgGAATACTGGCAATATGGGTGTTATTCGAAAGCTCTTGACTTGGTAAATCTCAATTTAATATGGCTACTTTCGAAATATGTAAACCTAGCAACTGAATTccaaattactgtagtttaaaggcgcaggcatacccaaaattttaaattccacaTAATATATGCATTATGGGgcttattttgaagctattGGTCTGCTGAGCACAGAATTTTAGAGTATAgtatatgaaaaattgcttaaattGGGAATTTCGggggaaatgttttttttccagctggTGCGTCACAGTCAATGAATGTGGATTCTCACCGTGTGTAACCTCGGTGTCTGTAAGTTAAACAAGTTTTTGGTCCGAGATTTATAAATAActagactttaaaaattaaaaaaaatatattaaaaaatctttaaaaaattaaaaaaaaaatttttttcgaaaaattttttttcccaaaattcttAACttaatcttgtttttttcaaaactttactGAACTATTCACATTGCAACCAAACTACACATGTCTTCCCTTATCAAGCAAAACCCATAAAACCCAAATT
The nucleotide sequence above comes from Caenorhabditis elegans chromosome III. Encoded proteins:
- the C39B5.5 gene encoding Cystatin domain-containing protein (Confirmed by transcript evidence); this encodes MSLNPWIITLFTTCFWVDVGSQISVDIPPLRASELIIPVSNRFQLIRSAPVTTRSISPFQVMQKLADVPDDGETFREGPLDINGRLTARLVWKSFEADINQRIEGEWMWVPLKVLSAYGQIVSGMQYDLKVLAGTSNCSRYQVNAYTIQEQNCVHFNGPKRAIFNILVMERSSKSWSPFIPDWERVFSTVDREIGDNEDI